The genomic region ACTCCATTTACCGTCATAAAAATCCTGATCCATTTGCTCATGCAGGTTCTGAATTGGATGTATTTATAGGAACAATTAACACAATTGCCTTAATCACTAGTAGTTTAACAGTAGCACTATCAATAACTGCTATTCAAAAGAACAAACCAAAACTTGCTATTGGTTTTCTTTGGCTAACCATTGTTTTTGCCTTGGTATTTATGGTTAATAAGTATTTTGAATGGGGAGCAAAATTTGAGCACGGTTTATTTCCCGGACAAGAG from Bacteroidota bacterium harbors:
- a CDS encoding cytochrome c oxidase subunit 3 family protein; this encodes MTLHRDDEASKMGMWIFLFTELLLFGGLFLVYSIYRHKNPDPFAHAGSELDVFIGTINTIALITSSLTVALSITAIQKNKPKLAIGFLWLTIVFALVFMVNKYFEWGAKFEHGLFPGQE